The sequence CCAAGCAGAAGCGCCTGCACATCACGGACCGACACACCCAGTTCCAGAGCGATGAAGGTGCGGTACCGCGCCGTGTCCAGTATGCCTGCCATACCCATCACCCGTTGGGCAGGAAACCCGCTGGCTGCATGCGCCACGGATGTCATGGCGTCGAGGGGATTAGAAACCACAATAATGATGGCATCGGGGCTATCCGCCGCAAATCGTTCGGTAACGGATCGGACGATATTGGCGTTCAGTTCCAGCAGGTCGTCGCGCGACATATCGGCCGTGCGAGGCCGCCCCGCCGTAATCACGCAAATATCTGATCCGGCCGTGTTTTCATACGCATTGGTTCCGGTGACGCGGGTGTCGAAACCATGCACAGGCGCGGATTCCTGCATGTCGAGCGCTTTTCCCTGCGGGAGGCCCTCTACGATGTCGATGAGAACCACTTCGTTCACTATATCCTTTCTGGCCACGCAATCGGCAACGGTGGCTCCAACGTTTCCGGCTCCGATGACAGTGAGTTTAGCCATGACTTTTTGCAATGCTTGGTAGGCAAAGGCAATACATTGCCTCTGCCCGAAGAGAATGGGGCGATGCCGCGACAATATACGCCGTGTGCGTATTCACATGGGATTTACGGGATATTATCTTGTCCCGTCGCGGCATTTTGTCTACCTTTTCCCGTCAGGGGTAGATACTGTGCTCCGGGTTCGCCTGCCGCGTTCCGATTTCACTACATGTTTTCGCAGCTTTTCTTTTTCTTTTTCGCCGCGGTGGCGATCGCTTCAGGGATCGGGCTCATCGTTTCCAGAAGTCCCGTTTCCGGGGCGCTTTGGCTCGTACTCAACCTGTTTTGCGTGGCGGCTCTGTACATCACGATGAACGCCCGATTTCTCGGCGTGATACAGATTCTCGTGTACGCCGGGGCCATCATGGTGCTCTTTCTTTTCGTCATCATGCTGCTGAATCTCGCGGCGCTCCCGAAGCTGCAGAGCCTGAACCGGAAACTTGTCGTTGCCTTTGTATTGGGTATGGCCATACTCGCCCAGCTGATGTACGTATTGGCTGCCAGCCTGGACCTTTTGCCCGAACCGACGATGCCGGACGCTGCTTCCGGGTCTGCTTCGGCGCTCGGTCAGGAATTGCTGACGAGATATGCATTGCCCCTTGAAATCATCGGCATTCTGCTGTTGGTGGCCACGATCGGGGCCGTGCTTCTTGCCCGGAGAAAGTTCGAGTAAATGATATGGAATTGACGCTTGCCTGGTATTTGTCGCTAAGCGCCGTCCTGTTTACGATCGGCGCGCTCGGCGTACTGCTGCGCCGCAATGCGATCGTTGTATTCATGTCGATCGAATTGATGCTCAATGCCGTCAATATCACGCTGGTGGCGTTCAGCCGGTCCATGGGCGATGTGGCGGGGCAAGTACTGGTTTTTTTCGTGATGGCGGTAGCGGCGGCGGAAGCTGCCGTGGGGCTTGCCATCGTCATTGCGTTGTTCCGGAAGAAAGAGACGGTCGATCTCAGCCGGTTCAACCTGTTCAGGTTTTAGGTAACGACCCATACGCTCCTGATGGGGTGAATCCGATATGCAAGGGGACCTGCTGGTAGGTCTTATTATCCTGTTGCCGCTGATAGGAGCGGTATGCATTGGCCTGAGCGGCTTGTTCATGCCTGATTTGCGCCCCTACGAGGGGCTTATCGGGGGACTGGCTACTGCGATGGTGGCCATCCCGTTCGCCATAACCGTCTATCTTTTTGTCGGTTATGGAGGGGAGCCTCTACTCGTCGACTATTACACCTGGATGTCGGCGGGCGATTTCGAGCTTTCGTTCGCCTATCGCATCGATGCCCTTTCCCTGCTCATGACCCTGGTCGTCACGGGCGTCGGGGGCGTCATTCATCTGTATTCGATCGGATACATGCACGGCGACAGGGGATACTGGCGGTTCTTCGCCTATCTGAACCTGTTCATCTTCGCCATGCTGAATCTGGTGCTGGCGGACAATGTGCCGGTACTCTTTCTGGGCTGGGAGGGGGTCGGATTGTGCTCCTGGCTGCTGATCGGATTTTGGTACGAGAATTTCAGGAACAGCGCGGCGGCGAACAAGGCCTTCATCATGAACCGGATAGGCGATTTTGCCTTCCTGCTGGCCATATTTCTGCTCTACCGGGAAGTTGGCGCGCTCGATTTCGGCAGCCTGCTTCAGGCCGTCGATACGCTTCCGCAGCATGTGGTCAACTGGGTCGTCCTGTTGCTCTTCATCGGGGCAACGGGCAAAAGCGCGCAGATACCCCTGTTTACCTGGCTGCCGGACGCCATGGCGGGACCGACCCCTGTGTCCGCACTCATTCATGCGGCCACCATGGTTACCAGCGGGCTGTACCTGCTCGCCCGTTTTTCGCCCGTCGTGCTGGAAGCGCCGACCGTCATGGCGGTTATCGCCATCGTCGGCGCCCTGACGGCCATTATGGCGGCCACCGTGGCGACCGTGCAGAACGATATCAAGAAAGTGCTGGCCTACTCGACGGTCTCGCAGCTTGGATACATGTTTGCGGCAGCGGGTGTCGGGGCCTTTTTCGTGTCGATTTTTCACGTGGTTACGCATGCCTTTTTCAAGGGATGCCTCTTTTTGGGATCCGGAAGCGTGATTCATGCGATGCATGCCGTCGAGCATGACCTGAAGGAAGAAGATTTGCTCTCGGAGACGGATGATGATTCGGATGAGGTGCTCGTCCATCCGTTCGATCCGCAGGATATGCGAACTATGGGAGGGCTTTCCCGGTACTTGCCGGCCACGGGCCTGACGTACCTTATCGCGACACTTGCTATTGCGGGTCTGCCCCCGCTTGCGGGCTTCTTTTCCAAGGACGAAATCCTCTTCCGGGTGTTCGAGTACGGGTACGACGGCCATGCGTATGCCTGGTTTGTCTGGTTGATCGGGATCGTTACGGCATTTCTGACGGCGTTCTACATGATGCGGTCGTATATGCTCACGTTTGAGGGAAGGTCGCGATGGCCTGCATCCGACCGGATACAGCCGAGCGAATCGCCCTGGACCATGACGGTTCCGTTGTGGATCCTCGCCGTGTTGTCCGTACTGGGCGGGTTTATCGGTTTGCCCGCCGTAATCGGGCACGGCCGATTCAACTGGATTCATCACTGGCTGGGTGCGCCATACGGCGGGCCGGTAGCTGAGCCGCCCGCTGTCGAACATGGCGCCGGGTTTATCTGGATTGAATGGGCGCTGCTGATCGTCGGCGCGCTCATTGCCGTAGCGGGCATCCGTTTCGCCATGCGGGCCTATGGAGTGCACGGGTTGGCTTTTGACGAGCGCATCGCCCGGCGCCTGGGCGGCCTGTACCGGATATGGCAAGGCAAGTATTTCTGGGATGCGTTCTACGACCGCGCCGTGGTGCGTCCCGTCTTGCGGTTGGCCAGGCAGGGTTGCGCCGCTTTCGACGCCCGGGTGGTGGATGCCGGGGTAAATGGTCTTGCAAACCTGATTGCTGCGGTGAGTCGTCTCGTGCGCCGCATGCAAACCGGCCGTGTGCAGCACTATGCTACAATAATCCTGCTGGGCGCTGTTTTCGTCGTAGCGATCATGCTTGTTCTGTGATTTCCATGGGCGCCATGTCGATTCCGTATATCACGTCTCTTGTTATTTTCGCACCCCTTGCGGGTGCACTGCTGACCCTTATGGCGCGCAGCGATCACGCTGTACGGTGGATCGCACTGGGGACGACAGGGATCGCGTTCCTGCTGTCCATCGTGCTTTTTGCAGCGTTCGACGCTTCCGCGGAACTGGCCGGGACGACCCAGTTGGTCGATACATTCACCTGGTTTCCGGAGAGCGCAGATATAAAATACTTTGTCGGCATTGACGGGCTCAGCCTGCTGCTTGTCATGCTTACGACGCTTCTTGGCCCCATCGTCGTGCTTTCTTCCTGGAATTACATAGGCAGGCAACGCAAGGGATATTACACGCTTCTGCTCATTCTTCAGACCGGAGTTACCGGCGTTTTCTGCGCATTCGACGTATTTCTGTTCTACATCTTTTTCGAACTCACGCTGATCCCGATGTATTTCATCATCGGGATATGGGGCGGGCCCCGGCGCATCTACGCCGCCGTCAAGTTCGTGTTGTTTACCCTGACGGGCTCGCTGCTGATGCTGGTCGGGATTCTCTATCTCGGCTATGCAGCGGGCGATGCGGTGAACGGCGGCGTCTTCACGACGGACTGGTACAAGTTGCTGGCATTCGATACGCCGGTGGGCCTGCAAACCTGGCTGTTCCCGATTTTTGCGCTTGCGTTCGCCGTCAAGGTGCCGATTTTTCCCTTGCATACCTGGCTGCCGGATGCGCATGTGGAGGCCCCGACGGGCGGATCGGTGATCCTTGCCGGCGTACTCCTGAAGATGGGCACCTACGGGCTCGTGCGCTTTTGTCTGCCCTTTTTCCCTAACGCCGCGTACGATTACGCACTTCCTTTCGCTATCCTTGCGGTCATCGGCATTATTTACGGGGCGCTTGTCTCCAGGGTACAGTCCGACGCCAAGAGTCTTGTGGCCTATTCTTCGATCAGCCACCTCGGTTTCGTCGTGCTCGGTATTTTTGCGTTCACGATGGAGGCTATGCAGGGCGCCGTCATTCAGATGGTTAATCATGGATTGTCCACAGGAGCGCTCTTTTTGCTCCTCGGCATGTTGTACGAACGCCGCCACACCCGCGAAATGGACGATTTCGGAGGGATTGCCCGGACTGTTCCCATCCTCACGTTCTTCATGATCTTTTCGGTACTCGCATCCGCGGGATTGCCGGGGCTGAACGGTTTTGTGGGTGAGTTCATGATCCTTCTCGGGGCATTCCGGAGTGACCTGATTGGACATCCCGTGCTGATTGCCGCGGCGACGACCGGTGTCATTCTGGCGGCCGTATATCTTTTGTGGATGGTCTACAAGACGTTTTTCGGGGAGCTCGACAACGAGGCGAACCGCACCATGCATGATATGACGGGCCGTGAAATTGCGCTCATGGTTCCGCTGGTCGTGCTTATGTTTGTGCTGGGCTTCGCTCCGAACCGGTTTTTACAAAAAAGCGAACCGGCCACGCAGTTTCTGCTGGATTCGATTCGCGAAAAACGGATGGCTGCGGAGAATGTCCGCGGCACACAAGACGCCACTCGTTTTTTTGGGTATTCTTCTCCGACGCCCGACTCGGAGACGGCAACGGGTTCGCACTCCGACGGGACGCCCGAAACGGCTTTTTCGGATGTAAGCAACTGATTTATCGTATACGCCATGTCTTTCGTTTCCTACCCTGAACGCATTGTGTTTTTCCGTTGTCTGCCGCTTGCGGCAGCGGGTTTACTGGCGGCGTGCCTGCTGCTACCGGGCCCGGCATGGTCGGCGCCGCCCGTCCTGCCGCAGGAATCCGGCGTAGAACAGGTCACGGACGATCACGCCGAGGTCCCTGGTGACCACGCCGGGGCTGCCCACGACGAGCAGGAAGCCGCCCACGACGAGCAAGAGACTGCGCACGATGGGCAGGAAGCCGGGGACCATGCTCCCGCCGACGCCCATGCCGGCGCGGCGGAGCACGCCGGCGGGGAAGACGATCACCATGGCCCGTTGCCCCCCGTATGGCTTGTCCTGCCGTTTATCACGCTGTTGCTCATGATTGCGACGGGGCCGCTTTTCTATGCGCACCACTGGCACCGCCATTACCCGAAGTATGCGGTGGCGCTCGGCGCCATCGTGGTGATCTATTATCTGTTCGTGCTGGGCTCGTCGGTTCCCATGGTGCATGCACTGGCCGAGTATCTTTCCTTCATTGCCCTGGTCGCTTCCCTGTTTATCGCCGCTTCAGGCATTTTCCTCAGTCTGAATGCGCGCGGTACCCCATGGACTAATTCCATACTGCTGTTCGTGGGCTCTGTTGTGGCCAACCTGATTGCCACGACCGGAGCGGCGATGCTCTTCATCCGGCCCTACATGCGTCTCAACAAGGGCCGCCTGAAACCCTACCATATCGTCTTTTTCATTTTTCTTGTCGCCAATGTCGGCGGCGGCCTTACTCCTATAGGCGATCCGCCGCTCTTTCTGGGTTTTCTGCGCGGCGTGCCTTTTTTCTGGACGTTCACCCACGTCTGGTATATCTGGCTGCCGACCATGCTTCTTCTGTTGGGTATTTTTTACGTCATCGATGCGCGCAACAAGCAGGAAGCGCCGGCTATCGACGCCTCCCGCGGCCTGATGGGTATCGTAGGCAGTAAGAACTTCATATGGGTCCTGGTGGTCATTCTTTCCGTGTTCATCGATCCGCAGGTTTTCGGATGGGTGCCCCGATTGCATATAGGCAGTGTCCATTTGCCGTTCGGCATCCGCGAGCTCATTATGTTTTCGGTATGCGTGCTCGCTTTCGTGTTCGCCGACAAGACCGCCCTGAAAAAGAACGAGTTTACGTTCGAGCCTATCCGGGAAGTAGGCTGGCTGTTTCTCGGCATTTTTGCGACGATGCAGCCGGCCCTTCAACTCATCAGCGAGTTTGCGCACCAGAACTCCGATTCGCTTTCCGTGGGCATGTTTTACTGGGCTACGGGAGTCCTTTCGGGTATTCTGGACAATGCGCCGACGTACCTGAACTTCCTCGCGGCGGCCATGGGTAAATTCGGGCTGGATGTGAGCGTGGCGGCGCAGGTCAGGGAATTTGCGGCGGGGGTCGACTCGTGGATCTTCCTGCAGGCCATTTCCGTGGCGGCTGTGTTCTTCGGTGCGATGACCTATATCGGCAACGCCCCGAACTTCATGGTGAAGGCCATCGCAGAGTCGAGCGGCGTCGATGTGCCCAGTTTCGTCGGCTATCTCGTGAAATATTCGCTGCCGATCCTGATCCCCGTGTATTTCGTGATCTGGGTCATTTTCTACAGCGGGTGGGTCATCCAACTGTAAGTACATTCGCATGTGCTCCGTCTTTCAGGAGACTGCACATTCCGATTGCCTATGTCCCGAGAACCGCTTTCCAGAGAAGAAATCGCCCGGGCTTTGCAAGAGCTCGACGGGTGGACATTCGAGAACGACCGGCTCGTCAAGCAGGTCGCGTTCGGCGATTTCCGGGAGGCGATGGGGTTCATCGTCCGGGTGGCGTTTGAAGCCGAGGCGCTCGATCATCATCCGGATCTGCACAATGTGTACAACCGGGTGACGCTTGCACTCAATACGCACGATGCAGGCGGTAAGGTGACTGCCTTTGACGTTGCGTTGGCGAAGAAGATAGACCGTTTGTGAGGGCGTTATATGCGCATTTCCGCGGCCGCGGCCCGGAGATGACATGATTCCGATACCATGGAAACAGAACTGATCCGGTTTTTTGACGCCCTTCCGGGGGATATGGTCAGGACCTTGCCCCTGATGCTTGTGACGGGGGTGGGGGTTATTCTTGTCGTCTGGGATGCTTTCCGAAAAAGCATCCTCGAGCTGGCCTGGATTTCCGGCGCCGTCCTCGCAATCGGGATTGTCCTGGAGCTATGGCGACTCAATGCGGAAGCAGGGACGGCTTTCTACGGGATGGTGCGCACGGGCGGATACGCGTCTTTCGTGAATATCGTGATCCTGTCCGGGGGCTTGCTTACCGTGGCGCTGTCTCCGGCATACTGGAAGAGGACGGGCCAGGAGTATGGGGAAGTCTATGCGCTGATTCTGCTCGCTACCGCCGGGATGATCGTGCTCGGGACGGCGAACAACATGGTGGCCGTTTTTGTCGGGCTGGAAACGATGTCCGTATCGCTGTATATCATGGCGGGGTTGCTTCGGGGGGATGAGGGAAGCGCGGAGGGCGCCCTCAAATATTTCCTGCTGGGAGCCTTTGCCACAGGATTTTTTCTATACGGGATCGCCCTGCTGTACGGTTCAACCGGCACGATGTATATCCCGGAGATGGCTGCGGGCCTTGAAGCGAGCGGCCAGGTCATGTTGTTTCGCGCCGGCGCGGCGTTGCTTCTGATCGGATTCTTCTTCAAGGTGGGCGCCGTGCCGTTTCATATGTGGACCCCCGATGTGTATCAGGGTGCGCCGACCACGATGGTCGGCTATATGTCCACGACCTCGAAGGCGGCGGCATTCGGGGCCCTGATTCTGATTTTGCGTGACATTATGCCCGCAGATGGCTGGGCGCCCCTGCTTGCGTCCGTTGCGCTTGCCACGATGGTGTTGGGCAATCTGCTTGCCGTCCTGCAAGGAAACGTAAAACGTATGCTGGCCTATTCGTCCATTGCGCACGGAGGCTATATTCTGGTCGGGTTGACCGCAGGAGGGGCTGCCGCCTGGTCGGGCGCACTCTACTACCTGCTCGTGTACACCCTGATGAATATCGGCGCTTTCGGCGTGATGGCGTTTCTGGAATGGGACGGTAAGGGCGGACGGGAGCAAACCCTCGATTCGCTGGCGGGAGTGGGTCTCCGCAAGCCCCTCCTTGGCGTTACGATGGGATGCTTCATGTTCAGTCTCGCAGGATTTCCGCCGTTCGGCGGCTTTCTGGGCAAGTACGCAGTGTTTGCGCCTGCCGTGGATGCCGGCTATACCTGGCTGGTTGTGGTTGGGGTACTGGCCAGTGTCGTATCGGCTTTTTATTATCTGCGCGTACTGTATGTCTTTTTTATGCGCTCTCCGCAGGATATCCCGGAGACTGCGCCTGCAATGGACGCTGCATTCCCGACGCCTTTGGCTTTGCGGGTCGTGCTGGTTGCGTGTGCGGCGGCGTTGCTTGTCCTGGGCATTGCCCCAGGGCTTCTGAACATGACCCTCGGGTTCTTTTAGGACCTGTTAAGGAATCTCTGATTAAATCCACATGGGCGAGGACCTTGGGACGCGCCTTCTCTCAAAACATAAACGTGCGGACCACCCTGCCATGAAACGCCTCGTGGAGACGCTCATTCCGCATGAACCCGGGCTCGGGTTGTACGTGGCGCCGGATATTCCCAGAAAAAAAGTGCGCAATGCGCTCCGCGATTATGCGCAAGGTGTTTCCGAATCGGAAGTATTGGCGCTGTACGATGCTACGTGGATGGAAAATGCGAAGGATGGGGCCGTGTTTACGGCAGATCGCCTTGTTTTCCAGAACAACGATTTTTCGCCGGTCCAGGATGTGCGTTATGCCGATATCGTCGGCGTGGAGGGGAAGCGCAAACTCATGGGCGGGCGGAACATAACCTTACAGGTGAACCGCGGGCGGGCCACCTTCGACGTAATACTGGATTTTTCCTTCCGGCCCGGGGCGTGCCAGTATGTGGTTGCCTTTTTGCAGGAGGCGATGATACGCGTCCTTGATGAGGAGGGGCAGGAAGGGGGTGCAGCGGCAGATGCTCCCGCCGGAGATGTTTCTACCAATCCGGTCGAGGTGCGCGCCGCCCTGAAAACACTGCACTTGCGCGGCGTGCTCACCTCTTCCGATCTGCGCGCTATGCTGCGCGCCATAGGCGTTTCTCCGGATACGGATACCGGGGAATCCGGTTGAGATCGCCGCTGCATAGTGTTAACAGGCCCTACGGAATCCCCAGCAGTTTGTGTGTCTGGAGCGAAAGGCGCCACATCGGGTGCTCCAGACAATACGCGATGGTTTGCTTTGTGTATTTCTCCAGATCGGGGCCGTCCATAGGTTGCAGGAAGAAATGCCGAAACGGAAGACCGGTAAAATCCTCCGGCGGCGCCTTCTCCTGCGGGTACACCAGTTTCAGTTCGTCGCCTTCCTTCAGTATCAGCTCGGCCCCGGCTTTCGGGCTGACGCAAATCCAGTCGATGTCCGCGGGGGGTGCTTTCGTGCCGTTCGTTTCGATAGCCACCTCGAATCCCTCTTTGTGCAAGGCGGCAATCAGCGGTTCGTCCAGTTGCAGGAGCGGTTCGCCGCCCGTACAGACCACATAGCGGGCGTTTTTCCCTGCAGGCCAATGGGCGGCCACAGTCCGCGCCAGTCCGGATGCCGTGTCGAACTGTCCCCCTCCCGGGCCATCCGTGCCCACGAAGTCGGTGTCGCAGAACTGGCATACCGCAGTGGCCCGATCCGCTTCCCGCCCACTCCAGAGATTGCATCCGGCGAAGCGCAGAAAGACCGCCGGGCGCCCCGTGCGGGCGCCCTCTCCCTGGATGGTGTACTGTATTTCCTTGACGCTGTACGACACGTTCTCGATGGCGCCGCCGGATGCGCAAGGTATGTGGGCCGACCCGTTAGCGCGCGGCGTCGAAATTGCCGGCGACCTGATCCCAGTTGACCACGTTCCACCAGGCGTTCACATAGGCGCCGCGGTCGTTCTGGTAGTTCAGATAGTACGCGTGTTCCCAGACATCGATGCCCAGAATCGGCGTGTGTCCCTGCATGAGAGGACTGTCCTGATTGGCCGTGGAGTATGCTTCCAGCTCCCCGTTCCCGTTCACGACGAGCCAGGACCATCCGCTCCCGAATCGTCCCGCCGCGCCCGCAGCGAACGTTGCCTGGAACGCATCGAGCGAACCGAACGCTGCGTCGATGGCCGCTGCGAGATCGCCTGCAGGCGCTCCCCCGCCGTTCCCCGACATAATGCTCCAGAACAAGGTATGATTGGCGTGTCCGCCGCCGTTGTTGCGGACCGCGCCCCGGATGGCTTCGGGCACGCTGTCGATGCCGCGCAGCAGGTCTTCCACCGACATATCCTGCAACGCCGCATGGCCGTCCAGGGCGGCATTCAGTTTGTTGACATATCCCTGATGGTGCTTGCCGTGATGAATGCGCATCGTCCGTTCGTCGATGGTGGGTTCCAGCGCGTCGAAGGCATAGGGCAGATCGGGAAGTTGGTGAGCCATGATGTTTGTTATTTCGTTGCGTGTGAAGAAAAAAATGAAGGATTCATATCGCGCAGGGACGCGTTTTCCGGCGAACCGTCGGGATCGTACGCGATCTGCCCGCAAGATGTTTTCCGCTGCAGGACACGCTGATTAAAACCGCTTCGATCAGAGGATCTATTTTTCCTGTTCGAGAATCGCGACGGCAAGGGGCGGCAGGGTTACGATCACGGAGTGGTTTCGTCCATGAAACGGCGCCGGATCCGTATCGACGCTTCCGAGATTTCCCACCCCGCTTCCGCCGTATATCTGTGCATCGGAGTTGAGCACTTCCCGCCAGCGGCCTTTCCCGGGCATGCCGATGCGGTAGTTCGTGCGCGGGACCGGCGTGAAATTGAACAGAAACACGAGTTCGCGGTCCGCCGTGCGCCGGATGTAACTGATGGTGCTGTCGTCCTCGTCGCTGAAATCGATCCACTCGAATCCGCCGGGCTGGTCGTTCCAGAGTGCCGGGTGATCGCGATACAGGGTATACAGGTCCTTCACCCACGCCATCATGCCCTTGTGCAACGGGTCTTTCAGGGCGTCCCAGTCGACGGCATGGTCGTGGTCCCATTCGGAAGTCTGTCCGAATTCCGACCCCATGAAGAGCAGTTTCTTCCCCGGGTGCCCGATCTGGTGCCCGTACAGGAGGCGCAGGTTCGCCGCCTTCTGCCAGGCGTCCCCGGGCATTTTCCCCCAGAGCGATCCCTTGCCGTGCACGACCTCGTCGTGCGACAGCGGCAGGATGTAGTGCTCGGAATACGTATAGAGGAGGGGAAAGGTGAGCCGGTCCTGGTGGTGTTTCCGGTGGACGGGGTCCTTTTCCATATACTCGAGGGTGTCGTGCATCCACCCCATGTTCCACTTGAACAGGAAGCCGAGCCCTCCGTCGTACGTCGGCCTGGAAACGCCCGGCCATGCCGTGGATTCCTCGGCGATCATCAGCACGTCCGGGGCATGACTGTAGACCATCTCGTTGACTTTCTTGAGAAGGTCGATGGCCTCCAGATTCTCCCGTCCGCCGAACATGTTCGGGCTCCAATCCTTGCCCCGCGAATAATCCCGGTAGAGCATGGAAGCCACCGCATCGAAGCGCAGGCCGTCTATGTGGTATTCCTCAATCCAGAAGAGCGCATTCGAGATCAGAAAGTTGCGGACCCCCGGCTTGTTGTAATCGAAAACATAGGTTCCCCAGTCGGGATGGTACCGCATACCGGGATCGTCGTACTCGTACAGGGTGCCGCCGTCAAAAAAAACGAGCGCCTGCGGGTCGGTGGCGAAGTGGGCCGGCACCCAATCCAGCAAGACCCCGATGCCGCGCCGGTGCAGGTAATCCACGAGATACTTGAAATCCAGGGGCGAGCCGTACCGGAAAGTGGGGGCGTAGTAGCCCGCGACCTGATAGCCCCAGGAACCATAGAACGGGTGTTCCATGACCGGCATGAATTCCACATGCGTGAAACCGAGTGCTTCTACATGGTCCGCAAGGGGTTTGGCGATTTCCCGGTAGCTCATGGAGTACATCCCCTTCTTGCGCCAGGACCCGAGATGCACCTCGTAGATTGAGACGGGCCGGTTCAGTGAATCCGGACCGC comes from Bacteroidetes bacterium SB0662_bin_6 and encodes:
- the queE gene encoding 7-carboxy-7-deazaguanine synthase; amino-acid sequence: MSYSVKEIQYTIQGEGARTGRPAVFLRFAGCNLWSGREADRATAVCQFCDTDFVGTDGPGGGQFDTASGLARTVAAHWPAGKNARYVVCTGGEPLLQLDEPLIAALHKEGFEVAIETNGTKAPPADIDWICVSPKAGAELILKEGDELKLVYPQEKAPPEDFTGLPFRHFFLQPMDGPDLEKYTKQTIAYCLEHPMWRLSLQTHKLLGIP
- a CDS encoding superoxide dismutase, which codes for MAHQLPDLPYAFDALEPTIDERTMRIHHGKHHQGYVNKLNAALDGHAALQDMSVEDLLRGIDSVPEAIRGAVRNNGGGHANHTLFWSIMSGNGGGAPAGDLAAAIDAAFGSLDAFQATFAAGAAGRFGSGWSWLVVNGNGELEAYSTANQDSPLMQGHTPILGIDVWEHAYYLNYQNDRGAYVNAWWNVVNWDQVAGNFDAAR
- the glgB gene encoding 1,4-alpha-glucan branching protein GlgB encodes the protein MTKKTSRRSWLTKEEVQRLEEGSFYRSYEKLGAHPDKQGVWFAVWGPGADTVSVLGEFNDWKPDAHPLRRRKGGVWETHVPGATSGQKYKYRITRGMYTVDKTDPYAFGMEPPVSGGDAASGLASIVCDLDYEWGDKAWLEQRCGPDSLNRPVSIYEVHLGSWRKKGMYSMSYREIAKPLADHVEALGFTHVEFMPVMEHPFYGSWGYQVAGYYAPTFRYGSPLDFKYLVDYLHRRGIGVLLDWVPAHFATDPQALVFFDGGTLYEYDDPGMRYHPDWGTYVFDYNKPGVRNFLISNALFWIEEYHIDGLRFDAVASMLYRDYSRGKDWSPNMFGGRENLEAIDLLKKVNEMVYSHAPDVLMIAEESTAWPGVSRPTYDGGLGFLFKWNMGWMHDTLEYMEKDPVHRKHHQDRLTFPLLYTYSEHYILPLSHDEVVHGKGSLWGKMPGDAWQKAANLRLLYGHQIGHPGKKLLFMGSEFGQTSEWDHDHAVDWDALKDPLHKGMMAWVKDLYTLYRDHPALWNDQPGGFEWIDFSDEDDSTISYIRRTADRELVFLFNFTPVPRTNYRIGMPGKGRWREVLNSDAQIYGGSGVGNLGSVDTDPAPFHGRNHSVIVTLPPLAVAILEQEK